Genomic segment of Cryomorphaceae bacterium:
TCTGCAATCGCAAAATCCGCCCCACGGTAATGGCATGCCCCATACCGCTTTGGGGTTTATCGGGCGCCACCACCACCACTTTGCCGAAATTCTTCATTACCTCTATTAGCGATAAAATTCCGCGGGCGTAGATGCCGTCATCGTTGGTTACCAGAATGGTGGGCTGTGGTTTATCCATTTTTTGCAGATTTGCCGCAAAGCTACGAATATCGGGCACAACCGGCGAGCTGAAACACTGCGCGGGGCCATGTCGGGAAAGCTTGTTAGTTTTGCCGAAAATCCCAACGAAAGTCATGGAAAAAAGACTGCTCGAATGCGTGCCGAATATCAGCGAAGGGCGCGATGCGCAAAAAATAAAAGCTGTAACTGACGTAATTGAAACCGTTGAAGGTGTGCAACTTCTGGATGTAGATCCCGGGGCAAGCACCAATCGCACGGTGATTACCTTTGTGGGAGAGCCCGAGGCGGTGATTGAAGCCGCATTCAGAGTTATCAAGAAGGCTTCGGAAGTCATTGACATGTCGAAGCACAAAGGCGAACACCCGCGCTTTGGTGCCACCGATGTTTGTCCGCTGATTCCCATTTCGGGCATTACCATGGAAGAAACGGCAGAGCTGGCCCACAAGTTGGGTGAACGCGTAGGCAAAGAACTTGGCATCCCTGGCTACTACTACGAAAATGCAGCGACGCAACCCAAAAGAAAAAACCTCGCGTACTGCCGTCAGGGTGAATACGAAGGACTGGACAAACTCTCACAACCCGAATGGAAACCCGACTTCGGTCCGGCAGCGTTCAATGCTTCAGTTAAAAAGACCGGTGCCGTGGCAATCAGCGCACGCGACTTTCTGGTGGCTTACAACATCAACCTCAATACCACCTCTACCCGCAGAGCCAATGCCATTGCCTTTGACATACGCGAAGCTGGAAGAATCAAGCGAGAAGGTGACCCGCTCACCGGCAAAGTGGTAACCGACGAAAATGGTGAGCCAGTGCGTGAACCAGGAAAACTCAAAGCCGTAAAAGGAATCGGATGGTACATTGATGAATACGGCATTGCCCAGCTTTCGCTCAACCTAACCAATATTTCCATCACTTCTGTACATGAGGCCTTTGAAGCCGCTTGCGAAAGTGCACAGGAGCGGGGTATTCGAGTAACAGGCAGTGAAATTGTGGGGCTTATACCCTTGAAAGCCATGCTCGATGCTGCCGATTACTTCCTGAAAAAGCAGGAGCGCTCGCTGGGAATTGACGAAAAGGAAAAAATCAAAATTGCTGTAAAATCGCTTGGATTGGACGATTTGGCCCCGTTCCATCCCGGGGAAAAAATCATCGAATATGTGATTGCCAGGAACGAGCCGCAACGACCGCTTGTAAACATGACCCTCACCGGGTTTGCCAACGAAACGGCGTCAGAATCCATGGCGCCCGGAGGAGGTTCGGTGGCGGCTTACGTTGGAGCCATAGGAGTTGCTCTGGGCACGATGGTGGCCAACCTTAGCAGCCATAAGCGCGGTTGGGATGAAAAATGGGAGCAGTTCTCGGAATGGGCCGAAAAAGGCCAGTGCTTTAAGGATGAGTTGCTTTATCTGGTGGATGAAGACACCAACAGCTTCAATGGAATCATGGAGGCCTTCCGCATGCCCAAGGACAGTGAGGAAGAAAAGAAAGCCCGTCTGGAAGCCATTGACAAGGCCACCCGCTACGCCATTGAAATTCCTTTCAGGGTGATGAAAGTAGCCTTTGCATCCATGGAAGTAATGGAAGAAATGGCCAAAAACGGAAACCCCAACTCAGTAACCGATGCCGCTGTAGGCGCGCTCTGTGCCCGAACGGCCGTGATGGGAGCCTGGCTCAACGTGAAGGTGAATACTTTGGATTACAATGACAAAGCCTTTGTTGACCAAACCCTCAACGAGGCCGAAAGCCTTGTTCAGAAGGCACAGGAACTGGAAAAAGCCATTATTGACATCGCACATTCAAAACTTTAACGCCGGCTA
This window contains:
- the ftcD gene encoding glutamate formimidoyltransferase, which translates into the protein MEKRLLECVPNISEGRDAQKIKAVTDVIETVEGVQLLDVDPGASTNRTVITFVGEPEAVIEAAFRVIKKASEVIDMSKHKGEHPRFGATDVCPLIPISGITMEETAELAHKLGERVGKELGIPGYYYENAATQPKRKNLAYCRQGEYEGLDKLSQPEWKPDFGPAAFNASVKKTGAVAISARDFLVAYNINLNTTSTRRANAIAFDIREAGRIKREGDPLTGKVVTDENGEPVREPGKLKAVKGIGWYIDEYGIAQLSLNLTNISITSVHEAFEAACESAQERGIRVTGSEIVGLIPLKAMLDAADYFLKKQERSLGIDEKEKIKIAVKSLGLDDLAPFHPGEKIIEYVIARNEPQRPLVNMTLTGFANETASESMAPGGGSVAAYVGAIGVALGTMVANLSSHKRGWDEKWEQFSEWAEKGQCFKDELLYLVDEDTNSFNGIMEAFRMPKDSEEEKKARLEAIDKATRYAIEIPFRVMKVAFASMEVMEEMAKNGNPNSVTDAAVGALCARTAVMGAWLNVKVNTLDYNDKAFVDQTLNEAESLVQKAQELEKAIIDIAHSKL